The segment TGAATGCATGTTTGCAATTGCCTGCACGTGTGCGGAAATGCATGATGCCATTTGCAGTCAAACGCATGTTTTTCCAACACGAATTTttcatgcacacatatgtcTACATCTATCCATATATCCTGTGAATTACAACTCGTTtgtgtccatttttaattgatTCTTTACCTGGTTTGTTTCCCCTAGTtggttttaattttttttttttttttttttttttttctcctcaccaCTTCACTGCTAACATTTGCGTTGCACACCGGATTATTTTTCACCTGTGCTACTCCCTCCTGACcatcccctcccccccggtGTGAAACACGTTTATGGGAATCACTGAATTATGGAAATGAGTATGACTCGTTTTGCTTTGCCACTGCCATTGCCACTGCCATTGCCACTGCCATTGCCATTGCCATTGCCATTGCCATTACCATCACCATCACCATCGCCATTACCATCACCATCACCTTTtgcttattctttttttttttttgtaccaaGCAGAGTGACCCGCGGAGAATCGCTCCACTgggcgttttatttttcacgcCCACCGGGAAGCACTCCCGAACTAAGCGACGGGTCGTGCACGTGGGCCCTTCAATTTGCCTGAACAGTTTTCAGGGGCGTTTGCGGTGAAAGTTTTTGCAGCGCTCTGCGGGGGCAGAGCGGGGCGTGCGCGTAAAGAGGCGTACGCGATTGCAGGTGCAGCAGTGACTGTGTGGACAACCGCGTaggtatatatgcacacacgtgTAGTATATATGGGCACACCTGTtggtatatatgcacacacccGCGCGTGGCGGTTAGGACTTCCCCGCGCAGGGCAGCACGAGGTTGCGGACCTTGGCGGCCAGCAGCGTGTGCGAGCTGCGTGTGCGCTCGGTCAAGTCGTCGATGACGGCGAAGTTGCGGCTGTAGCTGTCCAGGGTGTCCTGAATGAGCTTCACGATTGAGTCAATTTCTTGGGCCTCCCTGTCAGCCTCTCTGTTCAGTTCGTCGATTTGTTCATACATTTCGTTGACCTTCTTCTCCACCACGACGacgtttttctcctctccctCGATTTTGGCATTCCACTTTGCTTTCTGCTCAGCAAAGTACTGCTCCGTATCTTGCAATATCTTTacctgattttttttcttcatgacTATATCGTCCCTATCAGATGTCAGagttttcatatatttttccaaattttttaattcatcctttttttctatgtgatattttattgtatCGTTAAAATGGCTAGTCAAAGAGGTTAACAGTTCAACcagtttttttaaacataaatcagcaatatttattttatttttaatttcttcatttttttttttatctaaatcAAAATATGATACATGTTCTCgtaaaagattttttaattcttgaTTATATTCTTGCAGCTTTTCTGGAGATGGTACAATTTGATCCTCTaagtcttcttttttttgtctaaaTCGAGAAAATTGGAATTTTAATTCATTCGTTTcgtttacaattttatcTTTCGTTGTCCTTAACGAGATGATAATACTTTGTTGagcatttaataaattttgattttcgataatttcttcctcgtaatctctttttttatttttttcactaagtacgctattttttatttgttcatatttatcCATCAGAGAATGTAATTCATTTCTCACTGTTTTAAGTTCTGTATCCAATATCAAGTCTTCACTTTTCCCATCCtcgatttttttgatttttatatcattatccatgtatatatattcctTATATTTGGTGAAATGGATGAAAGCGTTTATAAGTCTGATGATGTGACTACTTACTGGTTTGAATAAATAACTGAGTGTATTTTCTacacataaaattttattaatttgttcacAATGTCTGATGAAACGTAAATTTCCGATAGCTTGTAAATggttttttccttcgttgGGGAGAATTTGGATACCATCAATGGATGGCATTGAGCTTTTTAAGTCTCCTGTGAACT is part of the Plasmodium cynomolgi strain B DNA, chromosome 8, whole genome shotgun sequence genome and harbors:
- a CDS encoding hypothetical protein (putative); amino-acid sequence: MSGGGEAVPRLSFEEMKGEMSKYGVDITQGTLKNPTTEDMQGVYSMCIKHILNKDINNIRIEEFTGDLKSSMPSIDGIQILPNEGKNHLQAIGNLRFIRHCEQINKILCVENTLSYLFKPEYIYMDNDIKIKKIEDGKSEDLILDTELKTVRNELHSLMDKYEQIKNSVLSEKNKKRDYEEEIIENQNLLNAQQSIIISLRTTKDKIVNETNELKFQFSRFRQKKEDLEDQIVPSPEKLQEYNQELKNLLREHVSYFDLDKKKNEEIKNKINIADLCLKKLVELLTSLTSHFNDTIKYHIEKKDELKNLEKYMKTLTSDRDDIVMKKKNQVKILQDTEQYFAEQKAKWNAKIEGEEKNVVVVEKKVNEMYEQIDELNREADREAQEIDSIVKLIQDTLDSYSRNFAVIDDLTERTRSSHTLLAAKVRNLVLPCAGKS